A genomic window from Pontibacillus halophilus JSM 076056 = DSM 19796 includes:
- a CDS encoding competence protein CoiA: MLQAVHSSGKLVLLMKQSRDEIDNLRGGAFYCPHCEERVMIRSGPRTVPHFAHYRRSTCVHNEGEGGYHENGKIQLYQWLKKQGYDTTLEEYVPSIQQRPDVLVRSKTHTLAFEYQCASLSLTEWQRRTTGFKRAGIIPIWIRGATSLGKRKRMTQALSSLDQAFFYQLPRSPSITLYAYCSDTERFILHQHPYPLSSTRALTTVSSHKLHSLSLSTLLTFTRPLHVESYFHSIVLSRKKWRSMRPNQNPNSKENQWFQWLYLKGYHPSLLPSICCIPVLEHEWGEPNYVWQSRLVLDELDPIQIGGVYSYFHSNKKKTGVIHYMDVLCRLKIFERVEGGYVKRKPIVFPECVPHAYEQDEALNNKLCIALF, translated from the coding sequence TTGCTGCAAGCTGTTCATTCAAGTGGCAAGCTTGTCTTATTGATGAAACAATCGCGTGATGAGATTGACAACCTTCGTGGTGGGGCTTTCTATTGTCCTCATTGTGAGGAAAGAGTGATGATTCGTAGTGGTCCACGTACGGTACCGCACTTTGCTCATTACAGAAGAAGTACATGTGTACACAATGAAGGGGAAGGGGGTTATCACGAGAATGGAAAGATTCAACTATATCAATGGCTAAAGAAGCAAGGGTATGATACAACACTCGAGGAATATGTGCCATCCATTCAACAGCGCCCTGACGTACTAGTAAGAAGTAAAACCCACACCCTAGCATTCGAATACCAATGTGCTTCTCTATCGCTAACAGAGTGGCAAAGGCGAACAACAGGCTTTAAACGCGCGGGGATTATTCCTATATGGATTCGCGGTGCAACCTCACTAGGGAAACGAAAGCGAATGACTCAAGCCCTCTCAAGCTTAGACCAAGCTTTCTTCTATCAACTGCCTCGGTCACCCTCCATTACTCTTTATGCGTACTGCTCGGATACCGAGCGTTTTATTCTTCACCAACATCCTTATCCTCTTTCATCCACAAGAGCCCTCACCACCGTGTCTTCTCACAAACTTCATTCTTTATCCTTATCCACGCTCCTAACCTTTACCCGCCCCCTTCATGTCGAATCCTACTTTCATTCCATCGTCCTTTCAAGAAAGAAATGGCGTTCTATGCGTCCAAATCAAAATCCCAATTCGAAAGAGAATCAATGGTTTCAATGGCTTTACCTAAAGGGATATCATCCAAGCCTCTTGCCTTCTATTTGCTGTATACCTGTTTTGGAACATGAGTGGGGAGAACCGAACTACGTGTGGCAAAGCCGACTTGTCCTCGATGAACTGGATCCCATTCAGATTGGAGGGGTGTACTCATATTTCCATTCTAACAAGAAGAAAACAGGTGTTATCCATTACATGGATGTCCTGTGTCGTCTCAAGATCTTTGAGCGGGTGGAAGGGGGATATGTGAAACGAAAGCCGATCGTATTTCCAGAGTGTGTGCCTCATGCCTATGAACAGGATGAGGCGTTAAACAACAAGTTATGCATCGCACTTTTTTAG
- the cls gene encoding cardiolipin synthase, which produces MFKRIQILVFILILFGLLYVTNDFWEGRLLTSLSVMFTLSAVFIGFVIFFENRQPTQTLTWLLVLAVFPIVGFFFYMLFGVNYRKRKMFRRKAAMDEQAFQKIERAGSMTTIETEQMGDHQRLLFQLAQRIGNSPISFNTKTEILTNGVVKFKRLMEELEKAEHHIHMEYYIVRHDEIGKEIKDILIRKAQEGVEVRFLYDAVGSWKLSQAYKDELERAGVRVVPFSPVRLPFLNNKINFRNHRKIVVVDGNVGFVGGLNIGDEYIGRNAYFGDWRDTHMYVEGEAVRSLQLIFLQDWFYMTGDTLLTSNYLSPNLIEHEGRGGVQMIASGPDNQWEVIKSVFFSMIVSAKESIYIASPYFIPDEDILSALKVAALSGVDVKLLVPNRPDKRIVFHASRSYFPELLEAGVNIYEYEKGFLHSKVIIVDQELASIGTSNMDMRSFHLNFEVNAFLYRTKSTETLVQNFLTDIDNSNQLKLQDFNKRSILMRVMESTARLLSPLL; this is translated from the coding sequence ATGTTTAAACGGATACAAATCCTTGTTTTTATATTGATCTTATTTGGCTTATTATACGTGACGAATGATTTCTGGGAAGGACGACTCCTTACCTCGCTATCTGTGATGTTTACGTTGTCGGCTGTCTTTATCGGATTCGTTATCTTCTTCGAGAATCGACAACCTACGCAGACATTGACGTGGTTACTTGTGTTGGCTGTATTTCCTATTGTGGGCTTCTTCTTTTACATGCTGTTTGGCGTGAATTATCGTAAGCGAAAGATGTTTAGAAGAAAAGCAGCGATGGATGAACAGGCGTTCCAGAAGATTGAACGAGCCGGTTCCATGACCACCATTGAAACAGAACAAATGGGGGACCACCAGCGCTTGCTGTTCCAGCTTGCTCAGCGAATTGGAAATTCTCCAATCTCCTTTAATACAAAGACTGAAATCTTGACGAATGGTGTCGTTAAGTTCAAGCGATTAATGGAAGAATTGGAGAAGGCAGAGCATCACATCCATATGGAATACTACATTGTACGTCATGATGAAATCGGTAAAGAAATTAAAGACATTCTAATTCGAAAGGCGCAGGAGGGTGTAGAAGTTCGCTTCTTGTATGATGCTGTTGGTAGCTGGAAGCTGTCACAAGCGTATAAGGATGAATTGGAACGGGCTGGAGTTCGTGTTGTTCCCTTCTCACCGGTACGGTTACCTTTCTTAAACAACAAGATTAACTTTCGAAATCACCGGAAAATTGTCGTAGTCGATGGAAATGTAGGTTTCGTCGGAGGACTAAATATCGGGGATGAATATATTGGCCGGAATGCGTACTTTGGGGACTGGCGTGACACGCATATGTACGTAGAAGGAGAAGCCGTTCGAAGCCTGCAACTCATCTTCTTGCAGGATTGGTTCTATATGACAGGGGATACGTTGCTCACATCGAATTACCTTTCACCTAACTTAATTGAACATGAAGGTCGTGGCGGCGTTCAAATGATTGCAAGTGGGCCAGACAACCAATGGGAGGTAATTAAGAGTGTATTCTTCTCCATGATTGTCTCTGCTAAGGAATCCATTTATATCGCTTCCCCTTACTTCATCCCGGATGAGGATATCTTGAGCGCTTTGAAGGTAGCGGCCTTAAGTGGCGTGGATGTGAAACTGCTTGTGCCGAACCGTCCTGATAAACGAATTGTCTTTCATGCCTCCCGTTCCTACTTCCCTGAACTTCTTGAAGCGGGAGTGAACATTTACGAATATGAGAAAGGCTTTCTTCACAGCAAGGTCATTATCGTCGACCAAGAGCTTGCATCGATTGGGACATCCAATATGGATATGCGGAGTTTTCACTTGAACTTTGAGGTCAATGCATTCTTATACCGAACGAAGAGTACAGAAACGCTCGTACAGAACTTCTTAACAGATATAGACAACTCCAATCAGTTGAAGCTCCAAGACTTCAATAAACGTTCCATTCTTATGCGCGTAATGGAATCGACTGCTCGATTGCTCTCCCCGTTGTTGTAA
- the mecA gene encoding adaptor protein MecA: MEIERINENTVKFYITYVDIEDRGFNKEEIWYNRDRSEQLFWQMMDEVNIKEDFNIEGPLWIQVQAMDRGLEVVVTKAQLSNDGQNLELPDENGKGLEIPMEEKLESMIQSQYGEDQTSEESKEDAVQSHGDDLSFVLEFKDFEHVIQLSHYFNNNEMVADQLYHFEDKYFLYVEFGEEDQTDEEQENILSQLLEFGSESTMTVYRLEEYGKVIFNEDALQNIRSYFPQS; the protein is encoded by the coding sequence ATGGAAATCGAACGTATCAATGAGAACACTGTTAAGTTCTACATCACTTATGTGGATATTGAAGATCGAGGATTTAACAAAGAAGAGATTTGGTACAACAGAGATAGAAGTGAGCAATTGTTCTGGCAAATGATGGACGAAGTGAATATTAAAGAAGATTTTAATATAGAAGGGCCTCTTTGGATTCAAGTTCAAGCAATGGACCGCGGTCTTGAGGTTGTCGTGACGAAAGCGCAACTATCGAACGATGGACAGAACTTAGAACTTCCTGATGAGAATGGCAAAGGTCTTGAAATTCCAATGGAAGAGAAGCTTGAGTCCATGATTCAATCTCAATATGGGGAAGACCAAACGTCTGAAGAATCTAAAGAAGATGCTGTCCAATCACATGGGGACGACCTTTCCTTTGTTCTTGAATTTAAAGACTTTGAACATGTCATCCAATTAAGCCACTACTTCAACAATAATGAAATGGTAGCAGACCAACTGTATCACTTTGAAGATAAATACTTCTTATACGTTGAATTCGGCGAAGAAGACCAGACAGATGAAGAGCAGGAGAATATCCTTAGTCAACTTCTTGAGTTTGGTTCAGAGTCCACGATGACCGTATATCGCCTTGAAGAGTATGGCAAAGTAATCTTTAATGAGGATGCGCTTCAAAATATTCGCAGCTATTTCCCACAATCATAA
- a CDS encoding TerC family protein yields the protein MDLETLQSLLIIIGIDIVLGGDNAIVIALASRNLPKPQRNKAILWGTGLAIGIRVVLTAVALYLLQIPFLRFIGGILLIYIAIKLVTDKGEDPDIEAGESLSAAIKTIVFADLVMGFDNVLAIAGASNDNIWLVIIGLAVSVPIIIWGSKLILKLLEKYPVLVYIGAAILAYTAAEMILNEGRFQTFYENNEYLHWVIPIGIIGLVLLLGYMFNRRRQVAT from the coding sequence GTGGATCTCGAAACGCTCCAATCGCTTCTTATTATCATCGGAATAGACATTGTACTTGGAGGCGACAACGCCATTGTTATTGCTCTAGCCAGTCGTAATTTGCCGAAACCACAGCGTAACAAGGCCATCTTGTGGGGAACTGGGCTCGCGATTGGAATCCGCGTCGTCTTAACCGCGGTCGCCTTATACTTGCTCCAAATTCCCTTCCTCCGATTCATTGGTGGCATTTTGCTGATTTATATAGCCATTAAGCTTGTAACTGATAAAGGAGAGGATCCTGATATTGAAGCAGGAGAGTCCCTTTCTGCTGCAATTAAAACGATTGTCTTCGCTGATCTCGTGATGGGATTCGACAATGTCCTAGCTATCGCCGGTGCTTCCAATGATAATATCTGGCTCGTCATCATTGGACTCGCTGTGTCCGTTCCGATTATTATTTGGGGAAGTAAGCTAATCCTTAAACTGCTTGAGAAATATCCGGTACTTGTGTATATAGGGGCTGCCATACTCGCATATACAGCCGCTGAAATGATCTTGAATGAAGGGCGCTTTCAAACATTTTATGAGAACAATGAATACCTCCATTGGGTCATCCCAATCGGAATCATCGGTCTTGTGCTTCTCCTCGGGTACATGTTTAACCGCCGAAGACAAGTCGCCACATAA
- the spxA gene encoding transcriptional regulator SpxA: MVTLYTSPSCTSCRKAKAWLEEHDIPFVERNIFSEPLNIDEVKEVLRMTEDGTEEIISTRSKVFQEMDVDLDDLPLKNLFDMISQSPGLLRRPIIVDEKRLQVGYNEDEIRRFLPRKVRSFQLREAQRLVN, translated from the coding sequence ATGGTCACACTTTATACTTCTCCAAGTTGCACGTCTTGCCGTAAAGCGAAAGCCTGGTTAGAAGAGCACGACATCCCGTTTGTAGAGCGAAACATATTCTCAGAGCCGTTGAACATAGACGAAGTGAAAGAAGTGCTCCGCATGACAGAGGATGGAACGGAAGAAATTATCTCAACACGCTCCAAAGTGTTCCAAGAAATGGACGTTGACCTTGACGATCTCCCGCTAAAGAACCTATTTGATATGATCTCTCAAAGTCCAGGCCTTCTGCGTCGACCAATTATCGTTGACGAGAAACGCCTTCAAGTTGGATACAACGAGGATGAAATTCGTCGCTTCCTACCTCGTAAAGTGCGCTCTTTTCAACTACGCGAGGCACAGCGTTTGGTTAACTAA
- a CDS encoding GNAT family N-acetyltransferase gives MNWYEKLNEYFPIEEMKSKKHMELLLKERSDVYYKDESPDHVMMYGEFDTFLFIDYVWVSSNARGKGIGHQLIEKLKSKGKPIILEVEPVDYEDTDTEKRLRFYQKEGFQHATSIGYARKSLATNEINHMEILYWSPEHEPESSIYEKMKMMYKNIHAYKDKEIYGKSYQSADEVLTLDENRDMENILAELKATK, from the coding sequence ATGAATTGGTATGAGAAGTTAAATGAGTACTTCCCAATCGAGGAAATGAAATCGAAGAAGCATATGGAATTGCTTCTGAAAGAGAGAAGTGACGTCTATTATAAGGACGAGAGTCCAGACCACGTCATGATGTATGGAGAGTTCGATACGTTCCTCTTCATCGATTACGTATGGGTTTCATCAAATGCAAGAGGGAAAGGTATCGGTCATCAACTCATTGAGAAACTCAAGTCTAAAGGTAAACCCATCATCCTTGAGGTAGAACCTGTAGACTATGAAGATACAGATACGGAGAAGCGCCTTCGTTTCTATCAGAAAGAAGGATTTCAGCATGCAACGTCCATTGGGTATGCGAGAAAGTCCTTAGCCACAAATGAAATTAACCATATGGAAATCCTCTACTGGTCCCCAGAACACGAACCTGAATCATCCATTTATGAGAAGATGAAGATGATGTATAAGAATATTCATGCGTACAAAGACAAAGAAATTTATGGGAAGTCTTATCAATCAGCAGACGAAGTTCTCACGCTAGATGAGAATCGTGATATGGAGAATATTCTTGCAGAATTGAAAGCGACGAAATAA
- a CDS encoding putative glycoside hydrolase produces the protein MEKKQLKTLGLAGVLLTSLLMPLHTSAETSGETHKATHHTTNQTTLEARTLPDRVPRFVYDSGLDFEYPDAVRGVYVTGPSAGGARFERLVDLIQSTDLNSMVIDIKEDAGILTFQPEEDSPYADVGTGYIDDPRKLLERLEEEQIYPIARVVVFKDTKLAAKKPEWSFTKNGQVWKNGKGESFVNPFMKEVWDYNVEIAKQAAEMGFQEIQFDYVRFPEGFERRDEELSYSEGDYAGVEGDNVQKRVTAVTDFVEYANEQLSNYDVDVSVDIFGYSATIPEAPGIGQNFSKISSNVDVISSMIYPSHWTSYFGIDKPDTKPYELVNEYAKVENERLAELENPPVSRPWIQDFTASWLYSGPSFTYGKNEVEAQIRALNENGINEFLLWNSSNNYTEGVDYTP, from the coding sequence ATGGAGAAAAAACAGCTAAAGACGTTAGGCCTCGCGGGAGTTCTCCTCACAAGTTTGCTTATGCCATTACATACTAGTGCAGAAACATCAGGTGAGACTCACAAGGCAACGCATCACACAACGAACCAAACGACACTAGAAGCGAGAACGCTACCTGACAGGGTCCCACGTTTTGTTTATGATTCAGGGCTTGATTTCGAGTATCCTGATGCCGTTCGTGGTGTATACGTGACAGGGCCAAGTGCTGGCGGAGCGCGGTTTGAGCGGCTGGTTGATTTAATTCAGTCCACAGACTTAAACTCGATGGTTATTGACATCAAAGAAGATGCAGGCATCTTAACGTTCCAACCAGAAGAGGATTCTCCTTATGCGGATGTCGGAACGGGCTATATTGATGACCCACGTAAACTGCTTGAGCGACTAGAGGAAGAACAGATTTACCCGATTGCACGCGTGGTTGTATTCAAGGATACTAAGCTCGCAGCTAAGAAGCCCGAGTGGTCCTTTACGAAGAATGGCCAAGTGTGGAAGAACGGAAAAGGCGAATCATTTGTGAACCCATTCATGAAAGAAGTATGGGACTATAATGTAGAAATTGCGAAACAAGCAGCTGAAATGGGCTTTCAGGAGATTCAGTTTGATTACGTGCGTTTCCCTGAAGGATTCGAGCGTCGTGATGAAGAATTGTCCTATTCAGAAGGCGATTATGCGGGTGTAGAGGGAGATAATGTTCAGAAGCGTGTCACAGCCGTTACGGACTTCGTGGAGTACGCCAATGAACAGCTTTCGAATTACGATGTAGATGTATCCGTAGATATCTTTGGGTATTCGGCTACGATCCCTGAAGCACCAGGTATCGGTCAGAACTTCTCCAAGATCTCTTCAAACGTCGACGTCATCTCATCCATGATTTATCCGAGTCACTGGACTTCTTACTTCGGTATCGATAAGCCAGATACGAAACCATATGAACTTGTTAATGAATATGCGAAAGTGGAGAATGAACGTTTAGCGGAACTTGAGAATCCTCCAGTATCAAGGCCGTGGATTCAAGACTTTACCGCTTCTTGGCTATATAGCGGACCATCATTTACGTATGGAAAGAATGAAGTAGAAGCACAAATTCGAGCTTTAAATGAAAATGGAATCAATGAATTCCTCTTATGGAATTCTTCCAACAACTATACAGAAGGGGTCGACTACACCCCATAA
- a CDS encoding ABC transporter ATP-binding protein, whose amino-acid sequence MSEAQNLLEIKNLKQHFPSGRKNVIKAVDGLTFNIKKGETFGLVGESGCGKSTTGRTIIRLYDATDGEVIFDGENVQGKLSKDKQLEFNRKMQMIFQDPYASLNPRMTVEDIISEGLDIHGLVKTQKERQKRVHELLETVGLNKDHASRYPHEFSGGQRQRIGIARALAVEPDFIIADEPISALDVSIQAQVVNLMKKLQKEQDLTYLFIAHDLSMVKYISDRIGVMYFGRLVELADADELYKNPMHPYTKSLLSAIPLPDPNYERNRVRVTYDPKDHDQSEEPEFREVKPGHWVLCTTKEMDALQNQ is encoded by the coding sequence ATGAGCGAAGCACAAAACTTACTCGAAATTAAAAATCTTAAACAACACTTTCCTAGTGGTCGTAAGAATGTCATTAAAGCTGTCGATGGGCTAACGTTTAATATTAAGAAGGGTGAAACGTTTGGCTTAGTTGGAGAGTCTGGTTGTGGAAAGTCCACAACGGGCCGTACAATTATCCGACTGTACGACGCGACAGATGGAGAAGTCATCTTTGACGGGGAGAACGTACAAGGGAAGCTTTCTAAAGACAAGCAACTCGAATTTAACCGTAAGATGCAAATGATCTTCCAAGACCCTTATGCATCCTTAAATCCTCGTATGACTGTAGAAGACATCATTTCAGAGGGACTTGATATTCATGGACTTGTAAAGACGCAGAAAGAGCGTCAGAAGCGAGTGCACGAATTGCTTGAGACAGTAGGACTCAATAAAGACCATGCCAGTCGTTACCCTCACGAGTTTAGTGGTGGTCAGCGTCAGCGTATCGGAATTGCACGAGCGCTTGCTGTTGAGCCTGATTTCATTATCGCGGATGAGCCAATATCTGCACTTGATGTATCAATTCAGGCGCAGGTTGTTAACTTGATGAAGAAGCTTCAGAAGGAACAAGATCTCACGTACTTGTTCATTGCGCATGATTTGTCGATGGTGAAATACATTAGCGATCGTATTGGGGTGATGTACTTTGGGCGTCTAGTTGAGCTTGCAGATGCTGATGAGTTATACAAGAACCCAATGCACCCTTATACGAAATCGCTCTTGTCTGCCATTCCTTTGCCAGACCCAAATTATGAGCGTAATCGTGTACGGGTAACCTACGACCCGAAAGACCATGACCAAAGTGAAGAACCGGAGTTCCGTGAAGTAAAGCCAGGTCATTGGGTGCTTTGTACGACGAAAGAAATGGATGCGCTACAAAATCAATAA
- a CDS encoding ABC transporter ATP-binding protein translates to MENILEVNDLHVSFDTFSGEVKAVRGVNLELRRGETLAIVGESGSGKSVTTKALMGLIPQPPGRIKQGEILLEGRDLTKLSEKELGKIRGRDMSMIFQDPMTSLNPTMKVGNQIMEGLIKHQKMARSEAKKRAIELLDMVGIPKPTERVDQYPHQFSGGMRQRVVIAIALACNPKLLIADEPTTALDVTIQAQILELMKDIQKRTETSIIFITHDLGVVANVADRVAVMYAGKIVEVGTVDDIFYNPKHPYTWGLLGSMPTLDNAEEELFAIPGSPPDLLNPPKGDAFAARNEYAMKIDEEQEPPMFKVSDTHYAATWLLHEHAPKIEPPEAVKKRMAGFAEASANGGGQR, encoded by the coding sequence ATGGAAAACATTCTTGAAGTAAACGATTTACATGTATCATTTGATACGTTTAGCGGAGAAGTAAAAGCCGTTCGTGGTGTAAACCTTGAACTGAGAAGGGGAGAGACACTCGCGATTGTTGGAGAATCTGGATCGGGGAAATCCGTTACAACGAAAGCGTTAATGGGGCTCATTCCCCAGCCGCCAGGACGAATCAAGCAGGGGGAGATTCTCCTTGAAGGACGTGATTTAACGAAGCTAAGCGAGAAGGAACTTGGCAAGATTCGTGGGCGTGATATGTCGATGATCTTCCAAGACCCAATGACTTCATTAAATCCAACGATGAAAGTCGGCAATCAAATCATGGAGGGCTTGATTAAACACCAGAAGATGGCCCGAAGTGAAGCAAAGAAGCGTGCGATTGAGCTACTTGATATGGTTGGGATTCCAAAGCCCACGGAGCGTGTTGATCAATATCCCCACCAATTCTCAGGGGGAATGCGTCAGCGTGTAGTCATCGCGATTGCCCTTGCATGTAATCCGAAGTTATTGATTGCAGACGAGCCAACAACAGCGCTTGATGTAACCATCCAAGCTCAAATCCTCGAACTTATGAAGGATATCCAGAAACGAACAGAAACATCCATCATCTTCATTACACACGACCTTGGTGTAGTAGCGAACGTTGCCGATCGTGTAGCGGTGATGTATGCAGGGAAGATTGTAGAAGTTGGCACGGTGGATGATATCTTCTATAATCCGAAGCACCCGTATACGTGGGGACTACTCGGTTCAATGCCGACTCTTGATAATGCAGAGGAAGAGCTATTTGCCATTCCTGGTTCACCACCAGATTTGCTTAATCCTCCTAAGGGTGACGCATTTGCAGCGCGTAATGAGTATGCGATGAAGATTGATGAGGAGCAGGAGCCGCCAATGTTTAAAGTGTCAGATACGCACTATGCTGCCACTTGGCTGCTCCACGAACACGCACCGAAAATTGAGCCGCCAGAGGCTGTTAAGAAACGTATGGCTGGCTTTGCAGAGGCTAGTGCCAATGGAGGTGGACAACGATGA
- the opp3C gene encoding oligopeptide ABC transporter permease: MDNKDLNTNVQPNKDLFVPVERRDGESEQIGRPSLTFWKDSWMRLKKNTGAIIGLIMLLVVVFMALVGPLMNSYSSTDQNVERSKLPPRIQGLENVGWLPFTGLITEEFEAANVMTAEQRATLRFGSDEEYKEVEVLSEGGNGEMAKIQVTYDPYAAGGFEEDYFWFGSDKLGRDQWTRIWEGTQISLLIALVAAFIDMVIGVAYGGISGYYGGRVDNTLQRIIEILTGIPNLVIVILMILVLGSGIVPIIIALTITGWTSMARIVRGQILKLKSQEFVLASKTLGSSDSRILRKHLIPNVTGLIVINTMFTIPSAIFFEAFLSFIGLGLQPPDASLGTLIDGGFDSLQTHPFLLIYPAIVISLIMIGFNILADGLRDALDPKMRD; encoded by the coding sequence ATGGATAACAAAGATCTCAACACGAATGTTCAACCAAACAAAGATTTGTTTGTCCCAGTCGAGCGACGTGACGGGGAAAGCGAACAAATCGGTCGCCCAAGTTTGACTTTCTGGAAAGACTCCTGGATGCGATTGAAGAAAAACACAGGAGCGATTATCGGTTTGATTATGCTATTAGTCGTTGTCTTCATGGCTCTCGTTGGCCCATTGATGAATAGCTATAGTTCGACTGACCAGAATGTCGAGCGCTCTAAGCTTCCCCCTCGTATACAAGGTCTTGAGAATGTAGGTTGGTTGCCATTTACAGGGTTAATAACGGAAGAATTTGAAGCGGCGAACGTCATGACAGCGGAACAACGCGCAACACTCCGTTTTGGTAGTGATGAAGAGTACAAAGAAGTTGAAGTGCTCTCTGAAGGTGGAAATGGAGAAATGGCGAAGATTCAAGTGACGTATGATCCATACGCTGCTGGTGGATTTGAAGAAGATTATTTCTGGTTCGGTTCAGATAAATTAGGACGCGACCAATGGACACGTATTTGGGAAGGGACGCAAATATCTCTTCTAATCGCACTCGTTGCGGCATTTATTGACATGGTTATTGGTGTTGCGTACGGCGGGATTTCAGGTTACTACGGTGGGCGCGTGGATAACACGTTGCAACGTATTATCGAAATCCTTACCGGGATTCCAAACTTGGTTATCGTAATCTTGATGATCCTCGTACTTGGTTCCGGAATTGTCCCGATTATTATTGCCCTTACCATTACGGGTTGGACATCGATGGCTCGAATTGTTCGTGGACAAATTCTGAAACTGAAATCTCAAGAATTCGTTCTGGCTTCTAAAACACTCGGCTCATCGGATTCTAGAATTCTACGTAAACATTTAATCCCTAACGTAACAGGGTTAATCGTAATTAATACAATGTTCACGATTCCGAGTGCAATCTTCTTCGAGGCGTTCTTAAGCTTTATCGGTCTAGGGTTGCAGCCTCCAGATGCTTCACTTGGTACGTTAATTGATGGTGGTTTCGATAGTTTACAGACACATCCGTTTCTATTAATCTATCCAGCTATCGTCATCTCCTTAATAATGATTGGATTTAATATTTTAGCAGACGGTCTTCGTGACGCTCTAGATCCGAAGATGCGCGACTAG
- the opp3b gene encoding oligopeptide ABC transporter permease, protein MIRFIAQRLVYMLITLFIIASISFFLTLTLPGSPLTMEDKLSDAQREIVLEKYGLNDPVPIQYLNYMGNLVQGDLGVSFIQDNREVTSIIVDKLGPSAQLGAQGLFFGLLVGLLLGLLSALYHNSPIDYGSTFVAVVGKSIPSFVFAGILQYYIAMKLGWLPVAFWEGFSYTILPTLAVSMFPIAIAARFMRTEMLEVMGADYITTARAKGVNKFGVVWKHGIRNALIPLVTIIGPLVISLFTGNLVIENIFAVPGIGDTFVTAVMTNDYPVIMGTTLLISFVFVLVILLIDVLYGLIDPRIRLSGGGK, encoded by the coding sequence ATGATTCGCTTTATTGCACAACGACTCGTGTACATGCTCATAACACTATTCATCATCGCATCGATCTCGTTCTTCCTTACCTTAACACTTCCAGGTTCTCCACTAACAATGGAAGACAAGCTATCGGATGCACAGCGAGAAATTGTACTTGAGAAATATGGCTTAAATGATCCTGTACCAATTCAATACTTAAATTACATGGGCAATCTAGTCCAAGGGGACCTAGGTGTTTCCTTTATTCAAGATAACCGTGAAGTAACAAGTATTATTGTAGACAAACTTGGTCCGTCCGCACAGCTTGGCGCACAAGGACTATTCTTTGGTTTATTAGTAGGTCTTCTACTCGGACTGCTTTCGGCGTTGTATCACAACAGCCCGATTGATTATGGTTCCACATTTGTTGCAGTTGTGGGTAAATCAATCCCATCCTTCGTATTTGCGGGGATTCTGCAATATTACATTGCGATGAAATTGGGATGGCTGCCAGTGGCGTTCTGGGAAGGGTTCTCCTATACCATTCTTCCTACGCTTGCTGTATCTATGTTCCCGATTGCAATTGCAGCACGTTTCATGAGAACGGAAATGCTTGAGGTGATGGGTGCAGACTACATTACAACTGCTCGAGCTAAAGGTGTCAATAAATTTGGAGTGGTTTGGAAGCACGGTATTCGAAATGCATTGATTCCACTCGTTACGATTATTGGACCACTCGTAATTAGCTTGTTCACTGGTAACTTAGTTATTGAGAACATCTTTGCTGTTCCGGGAATTGGGGACACGTTCGTAACAGCAGTTATGACGAACGATTACCCAGTTATTATGGGAACAACCTTGTTGATTTCATTCGTATTTGTGCTTGTCATTCTATTAATTGACGTCTTATACGGTTTAATCGACCCAAGAATTCGTCTATCAGGGGGAGGAAAGTAA